In Erigeron canadensis isolate Cc75 chromosome 1, C_canadensis_v1, whole genome shotgun sequence, a single window of DNA contains:
- the LOC122609794 gene encoding signal peptide peptidase-like, whose protein sequence is MKNGERAANVALAVLTLAPLVVKVDTNVNVILTACLTVYVGCYRSVKPTPPSETMTSEHAMRFPFVGSAMLLSLFLLFKFLSKDLVNAVLTAYFFILGIIALSATLLPAIARFLPNKWNDDVIIWRFPYFRSLEIEFTRSQVVAAIPGTFFCAWYAAQKHWLANNILGLAFCIQGIEMLSLGSFKTGAILLSGLFVYDIFWVFFTPVMVSVAKSFDAPIKLLFPSRIVARPFSMLGLGDIVIPGIFVALALRYDVSRGKQSHYFKSAFVGYTVGLVATIVVMNWFQAAQPALLYIVPGVIGFLGAHCIWNGEVKPLLEFDESKTASSGDETSSKKLE, encoded by the exons ATGAAGAATGGGGAGCGAGCTGCAAATGTTGCTTTAGCCG TTCTAACATTGGCGCCATTAGTTGTGAAAGTAGATACAAATGTAAATGTTATATTAACCGCATGCCTCACGGTATACGTGGGATGCTATCGTTCTGTCAAGCCAACACCTCCTTCG GAGACAATGACTAGTGAGCATGCAATGCGTTTTCCGTTCGTTGGCAGTGCAATGTTGTTGTCATTGTTCTTGCTTTTTAAATTCTTATCAAAAGACTTGGTGAACGCAGTCCTGACTGCCTACTTCTTCATACTTGGGATCATTGCTCTTTC GGCCACTCTCTTACCTGCAATTGCACGGTTTCTACCAAACAAGTGGAATGATGATGTAATAATATGGCGATTCCCATACTTTCGCT CTTTGGAGATTGAGTTCACAAGGTCTCAAGTTGTTGCTGCTATCCCTGGTACCTTTTTTTGCGCATGGTATGCCGCACAGAAGCATTGGCTGGCTAACAACATATTGGGTCTTGCGTTCTGCATTCAG gGAATCGAAATGCTTTCTCTTGGCTCTTTCAAGACTGGTGCCATTTTGTTG AGTGGTCTTTTTGTATATGATATATTCTGGGTTTTTTTCACACCAGTGATGGTCAGCGTTGCCAAATCATTTGATGCACCTATCAAG CTTCTGTTCCCGTCAAGAATCGTTGCACGCCCCTTTTCCATGCTTGGTCTAGGAGACATTGTGATTCCAG GAATCTTTGTAGCGTTGGCATTACGATATGATGTGTCAAGAGGGAAGCAGAGCCACTACTTTAAAAGTGCTTTTGTGGGGTATACAGTAGGTTTGGTCGCCACAATTGTTGTCATGAACTGGTTCCAAGCTGCACAG ccgGCTCTATTATATATCGTTCCAGGAGTAATTGGGTTCTTGGGTGCTCATTGCATATGGAATGGAGAAGTCAAACCG TTGTTGGAGTTCGACGAGTCAAAAACAGCTAGTTCAGGAGATGAAACAAGTAGCAAGAAGTTGGAGTAA